Proteins found in one Orcinus orca chromosome 11, mOrcOrc1.1, whole genome shotgun sequence genomic segment:
- the SPSB2 gene encoding SPRY domain-containing SOCS box protein 2 isoform X3, producing MGQTASAGGGGSNTHTPQALYPDLSCPEGLEELLSAPPPDLGAQRRHGWNPKDCSENIEVTEGGLCFERRPVAQSTDGARGKRGYSRGLHAWEISWPREQRGTHAVVGVATALAPLQADHYAALLGSNSESWGWDLGRGKLYHQSKGPEAPRYPAGRQGEQLEVPERLLVVLDMEEGTLGYAIGGTYLGPAFRGLKGRTLYPAVSAVWGQCQVRISYLGERRVKPQEGAVEVQAPGRAVKEAGPWG from the exons ATGGGCCAGACAGCCTCGGCAGGGGGCGGCGGCAGCAACACCCACACCCCGCAGGCCCTGTACCCTGACCTGTCTTGTCCCGAGGGCTTGGAGGAGCTGCTCTCGGCTCCCCCTCCTGACCTGGGGGCCCAACGGCGCCACGGCTGGAACCCCAAGGACTGCTCAGAGAACATCGAGGTCACGGAAGGGGGGTTGTGCTTTGAACGGCGGCccgtggcccagagcactgatgGGGCCCGGGGTAAGAGGGGCTACTCGAGGGGCTTGCACGCCTGGGAGATCAGCTGGCCCCGGGAGCAGAGGGGCACCCACGCTGTGGTGGGCGTGGCCACGGCCCTCGCGCCGCTGCAGGCTGACCACTATGCGGCGCTGCTGGGCAGCAACAGCGAGTCGTGGGGCTGGGACCTTGGGCGCGGGAAGCTGTACCATCAGAGCAAGGGGCCCGAGGCCCCCCGGTATCCAGCCGGACGTCAGGGTGAGCAGCTGGAGGTGCCGGAGAGGCTGCTGGTGGTTCTGGATATGGAGGAGGGAACTCTGGGCTACGCTATTGGGGGCACCTACTTGGGGCCGGCCTTCCGCGGACTGAAGGGCAGGACCCTTTATCCAGCAGTAAGCGCTGTCTGGGGCCAGTGCCAGGTCCGCATCAGCTACCTGGGCGAAAGGAGAG TCAAACCCCAGGAAGGAGCTGTTGAGGTCCAGGCACCTGGAAGAGCAGTGAAGGAGGCAGGGCCTTGGGGCTGA
- the TPI1 gene encoding triosephosphate isomerase, whose translation MAPSRKFFVGGNWKMNGRKNNLGELINTLNAAKVPADTEVVCAPPTAYIDFARQKLDHKIAVAAQNCYKVANGAFTGEISPGMIKDCGATWVVLGHSERRHVFGESDELIGQKVAHALAEGLGVIACIGEKLDEREAGITEKVVFEQTKVIADNVKDWGKVVLAYEPVWAIGTGKTATPQQAQEVHEKLRGWLKSNISDAVAQSTRIIYGGSVTGATCKELASQPDVDGFLVGGASLKPEFVDIINAK comes from the exons ATGGCGCCCTCCAGGAAGTTCTTCGTGGGGGGGAACTGGAAGATGAACGGGCGGAAGAACAATCTGGGGGAGCTCATCAACACTCTGAACGCGGCCAAGGTGCCGGCCGACACCG AGGTGGTTTGCGCACCCCCCACCGCCTACATTGACTTCGCCCGGCAGAAGCTAGATCACAAGATTGCAGTGGCTGCGCAGAACTGCTACAAAGTGGCTAACGGGGCCTTTACGGGGGAGATCAG CCCTGGCATGATCAAAGACTGTGGAGCCACGTGGGTGGTCCTGGGGCACTCGGAGAGAAGGCACGTCTTTGGGGAGTCAGATGAG CTGATTGGGCAGAAGGTGGCTCACGCCCTGGCAGAGGGACTTGGAGTAATCGCCTGCATTGGGGAGAAGCTAGATGAGAGGGAAGCTGGCATCACTGAGAAGGTCGTTTTCGAGCAAACCAAGGTCATCGCAG ATAATGTGAAGGACTGGGGCAAGGTTGTCCTGGCCTATGAGCCTGTGTGGGCCATTGGTACTGGCAAGACTGCGACACCTCAACAG GCCCAGGAAGTACACGAAAAGCTCCGGGGATGGCTTAAGTCCAACATCTCTGATGCAGTGGCTCAGAGCACCCGCATAATTTATGGGG gTTCTGTGACTGGGGCAACCTgcaaggagctggcaagccagcCTGACGTGGATGGCTTCCTTGTGGGGGGCGCTTCCCTCAAGCCTGAATTCGTGGATATCATCAATGCCAAATAA
- the SPSB2 gene encoding SPRY domain-containing SOCS box protein 2 isoform X2 translates to MGQTASAGGGGSNTHTPQALYPDLSCPEGLEELLSAPPPDLGAQRRHGWNPKDCSENIEVTEGGLCFERRPVAQSTDGARGKRGYSRGLHAWEISWPREQRGTHAVVGVATALAPLQADHYAALLGSNSESWGWDLGRGKLYHQSKGPEAPRYPAGRQGEQLEVPERLLVVLDMEEGTLGYAIGGTYLGPAFRGLKGRTLYPAVSAVWGQCQVRISYLGERRAEPHSLLHLSRLCVRHALGDTRLGHVSALPLPPAMKRYLLYR, encoded by the exons ATGGGCCAGACAGCCTCGGCAGGGGGCGGCGGCAGCAACACCCACACCCCGCAGGCCCTGTACCCTGACCTGTCTTGTCCCGAGGGCTTGGAGGAGCTGCTCTCGGCTCCCCCTCCTGACCTGGGGGCCCAACGGCGCCACGGCTGGAACCCCAAGGACTGCTCAGAGAACATCGAGGTCACGGAAGGGGGGTTGTGCTTTGAACGGCGGCccgtggcccagagcactgatgGGGCCCGGGGTAAGAGGGGCTACTCGAGGGGCTTGCACGCCTGGGAGATCAGCTGGCCCCGGGAGCAGAGGGGCACCCACGCTGTGGTGGGCGTGGCCACGGCCCTCGCGCCGCTGCAGGCTGACCACTATGCGGCGCTGCTGGGCAGCAACAGCGAGTCGTGGGGCTGGGACCTTGGGCGCGGGAAGCTGTACCATCAGAGCAAGGGGCCCGAGGCCCCCCGGTATCCAGCCGGACGTCAGGGTGAGCAGCTGGAGGTGCCGGAGAGGCTGCTGGTGGTTCTGGATATGGAGGAGGGAACTCTGGGCTACGCTATTGGGGGCACCTACTTGGGGCCGGCCTTCCGCGGACTGAAGGGCAGGACCCTTTATCCAGCAGTAAGCGCTGTCTGGGGCCAGTGCCAGGTCCGCATCAGCTACCTGGGCGAAAGGAGAG CTGAGCCACACTCCCTTCTGCACCTGAGCCGCCTGTGTGTGCGCCACGCCCTGGGGGATACGCGGCTAGGCCACGTTTCTGCTCTGCCCTTGCCCCCCGCCATGAAGCGCTACCTGCTCTACCGGTGA
- the SPSB2 gene encoding SPRY domain-containing SOCS box protein 2 isoform X1: MGQTASAGGGGSNTHTPQALYPDLSCPEGLEELLSAPPPDLGAQRRHGWNPKDCSENIEVTEGGLCFERRPVAQSTDGARGKRGYSRGLHAWEISWPREQRGTHAVVGVATALAPLQADHYAALLGSNSESWGWDLGRGKLYHQSKGPEAPRYPAGRQGEQLEVPERLLVVLDMEEGTLGYAIGGTYLGPAFRGLKGRTLYPAVSAVWGQCQVRISYLGERRGEAWGTCGESKFCHWGLWFGDGSSTPYKSRGNWPSSDPSPTSIQCQEWLRVFTAVT; the protein is encoded by the coding sequence ATGGGCCAGACAGCCTCGGCAGGGGGCGGCGGCAGCAACACCCACACCCCGCAGGCCCTGTACCCTGACCTGTCTTGTCCCGAGGGCTTGGAGGAGCTGCTCTCGGCTCCCCCTCCTGACCTGGGGGCCCAACGGCGCCACGGCTGGAACCCCAAGGACTGCTCAGAGAACATCGAGGTCACGGAAGGGGGGTTGTGCTTTGAACGGCGGCccgtggcccagagcactgatgGGGCCCGGGGTAAGAGGGGCTACTCGAGGGGCTTGCACGCCTGGGAGATCAGCTGGCCCCGGGAGCAGAGGGGCACCCACGCTGTGGTGGGCGTGGCCACGGCCCTCGCGCCGCTGCAGGCTGACCACTATGCGGCGCTGCTGGGCAGCAACAGCGAGTCGTGGGGCTGGGACCTTGGGCGCGGGAAGCTGTACCATCAGAGCAAGGGGCCCGAGGCCCCCCGGTATCCAGCCGGACGTCAGGGTGAGCAGCTGGAGGTGCCGGAGAGGCTGCTGGTGGTTCTGGATATGGAGGAGGGAACTCTGGGCTACGCTATTGGGGGCACCTACTTGGGGCCGGCCTTCCGCGGACTGAAGGGCAGGACCCTTTATCCAGCAGTAAGCGCTGTCTGGGGCCAGTGCCAGGTCCGCATCAGCTACCTGGGCGAAAGGAGAGGTGAGGCCTGGGGCACGTGTGGGGAGAGTAAGTTCTGTCACTGGGGTCTGTGGTTTGGGGATGGAAGCTCAACGCCTTACAAGAGCAGAGGGAACTGGCCTTCATCTGACCCGTCTCCTACCTCTATTCAGTGCCAGGAATGGCTAAGAGTCTTCACAGCTGTTACCTAA